A DNA window from Takifugu flavidus isolate HTHZ2018 chromosome 15, ASM371156v2, whole genome shotgun sequence contains the following coding sequences:
- the LOC130538627 gene encoding cyclin-Y-like isoform X1: MGNTASCCVSGSPKLRRNVHTRLDSYQQESDLSREETGCNLQHISDRENVDEMDLEYNPSDHPRATTIFLSKSQNDEMPHKSLREKRKSVFINNNGMLRRKHSSCSTIFLDDSTVSQPHLKHTIKCVALAIYYHIKNRDTDGGMLMDIFDEKLHPLSKSALPPDYDQHDPEQRQIYRFIRTLFSAAQLTSECAIVTLVYLERLLTYAEICICPGSWRRIVLGSILLASKVWDDQAVWNVDYCQILKDMTVEDMNELERHFLELLQFNINVPSSVYAKYYFDLRSLSESNNLNVPLEPLSRDKAQRLEAISRLCDDKFKDIRRAARKRSGSVDNLCRGRWVPAILS; the protein is encoded by the exons ATGGGGAACACCGCCTCCTGCTGCGTCTCCGGCAGCCCGAAGCTACGCAGAAACGTCCACACCAGGCTGGACTCGTACCAGCAGGAGTCCGACCTGAGCCGAGAGGAGACGGGCTGCAACCTGCAGCACATCAGCGACCGGGAGAACGTGGACG AGATGGACCTGGAGTACAATCCCTCAGACCACCCTcgggccaccaccatcttcctCAGCAAGTCCCAGAATGACG agatGCCTCATAAGAGCT TGCGAGAAAAGCGGAAAAGTGTCTTCATCAATAAT aACGGgatgctgaggaggaaacacagctcTTGCTCCACCATTTTCCTGGATGACAGCACGGTCAGCCAGCCTCACCTCAAACACACCATCAAATG CGTGGCTTTGGCCATCTACTACCACATCAAGAACAG GGACACAGATGGAGGCATGTTGATGGACATATTTGATGAGAAGCTCCATCCTCTTTCA AAGTCAGCGTTGCCGCCCGACTACGACCAGCACGACCCCGAGCAGAGGCAGATCTACCGCTTCATCAGGACGCTGTTCAGTGCCGCTCAGCTCACGTCTGAGTGTGCCATCGTCACGCTG GTCTACCTGGAGAGGCTCCTCACCTACGCAGAGATCTGCATCTGtccagggagctggaggaggatcgTCCTGGGCTCCATCCTGCTGGCCTCCAAAGTCTGGGACGATCAGGCCGTGTGGAACGTCGACTACTGCCAGATCCTGAAGGACATGACTGTAGAGGACAT GAACGAGCTGGAGCGCcacttcctggagctgctgcagttcaACATCAACGTCCCGTCCAGCGTCTACGCCAAGTATTACTTTGACCTGCGCTCGCTGTCAGAGTCCAACAACCTGAACGTCCCTCTGGAGCCCCTCAGCAGGGACAAAGCCCAAAGACTGGAG GCTATTTCCAGACTCTGTGATGACAAGTTCAAGGACATCAGGAGAGCTGCAAGGAAGCGTTCAGGCAGCGTGGACAATCTCTGCCGGGGCCGGTGGGTTCCTGCCATCCTTTCCTAA
- the LOC130538628 gene encoding cAMP-responsive element modulator-like isoform X1, protein MAVTGDETESGTAAGVSLREGMFVDWKESFQHFNRAGIFCPPAATGDMPTYQLRSPNSGLPQSIVIATSQGSMQTSTSHQAEEITRKREVRLMKNREAARECRRKKKEYVRCLENRVAVLENQNKTLIEELKALKDLYCHKAE, encoded by the exons ATGGCTGTGACCGGGGACGAGACCGAGTCAG GTACTGCAGCGGGAGTCAGCCTCCGAGAAGGGATGTTTGTGGATTGGAAAGAGAGCTTCCAACATTTTAACAGAGCTGGCATCTTCTGTCCACCAGCTGCTACAGGAGACATGCCCACCTACCAGCTGAGGAGCCCGAACTCTGGCCTGCCCCAGAGCATCGTGATCGCCACCTCCCAGGGCTCCATGCAGACCTCCACCTCGCACCAGGCCGAGGAGATCACCCGGAAGAGAGAGGTCCGGCTGATGAAGAACAG ggaGGCAGCGCGGGAATGCcgcaggaaaaagaaagagtaCGTCAGGTGCCTGGAGAACCGCGTGGCGGTGCTGGAGAACCAGAACAAGACCCTGATCGAGGAGCTGAAAGCACTGAAAGACCTTTACTGCCACAAGGCTGAGTAG
- the LOC130538628 gene encoding cAMP-responsive element modulator-like isoform X2, with protein MAVTGDETESAATGDMPTYQLRSPNSGLPQSIVIATSQGSMQTSTSHQAEEITRKREVRLMKNREAARECRRKKKEYVRCLENRVAVLENQNKTLIEELKALKDLYCHKAE; from the exons ATGGCTGTGACCGGGGACGAGACCGAGTCAG CTGCTACAGGAGACATGCCCACCTACCAGCTGAGGAGCCCGAACTCTGGCCTGCCCCAGAGCATCGTGATCGCCACCTCCCAGGGCTCCATGCAGACCTCCACCTCGCACCAGGCCGAGGAGATCACCCGGAAGAGAGAGGTCCGGCTGATGAAGAACAG ggaGGCAGCGCGGGAATGCcgcaggaaaaagaaagagtaCGTCAGGTGCCTGGAGAACCGCGTGGCGGTGCTGGAGAACCAGAACAAGACCCTGATCGAGGAGCTGAAAGCACTGAAAGACCTTTACTGCCACAAGGCTGAGTAG
- the LOC130538627 gene encoding cyclin-Y-like isoform X2, with amino-acid sequence MGNTASCCVSGSPKLRRNVHTRLDSYQQESDLSREETGCNLQHISDRENVDEMDLEYNPSDHPRATTIFLSKSQNDVREKRKSVFINNNGMLRRKHSSCSTIFLDDSTVSQPHLKHTIKCVALAIYYHIKNRDTDGGMLMDIFDEKLHPLSKSALPPDYDQHDPEQRQIYRFIRTLFSAAQLTSECAIVTLVYLERLLTYAEICICPGSWRRIVLGSILLASKVWDDQAVWNVDYCQILKDMTVEDMNELERHFLELLQFNINVPSSVYAKYYFDLRSLSESNNLNVPLEPLSRDKAQRLEAISRLCDDKFKDIRRAARKRSGSVDNLCRGRWVPAILS; translated from the exons ATGGGGAACACCGCCTCCTGCTGCGTCTCCGGCAGCCCGAAGCTACGCAGAAACGTCCACACCAGGCTGGACTCGTACCAGCAGGAGTCCGACCTGAGCCGAGAGGAGACGGGCTGCAACCTGCAGCACATCAGCGACCGGGAGAACGTGGACG AGATGGACCTGGAGTACAATCCCTCAGACCACCCTcgggccaccaccatcttcctCAGCAAGTCCCAGAATGACG TGCGAGAAAAGCGGAAAAGTGTCTTCATCAATAAT aACGGgatgctgaggaggaaacacagctcTTGCTCCACCATTTTCCTGGATGACAGCACGGTCAGCCAGCCTCACCTCAAACACACCATCAAATG CGTGGCTTTGGCCATCTACTACCACATCAAGAACAG GGACACAGATGGAGGCATGTTGATGGACATATTTGATGAGAAGCTCCATCCTCTTTCA AAGTCAGCGTTGCCGCCCGACTACGACCAGCACGACCCCGAGCAGAGGCAGATCTACCGCTTCATCAGGACGCTGTTCAGTGCCGCTCAGCTCACGTCTGAGTGTGCCATCGTCACGCTG GTCTACCTGGAGAGGCTCCTCACCTACGCAGAGATCTGCATCTGtccagggagctggaggaggatcgTCCTGGGCTCCATCCTGCTGGCCTCCAAAGTCTGGGACGATCAGGCCGTGTGGAACGTCGACTACTGCCAGATCCTGAAGGACATGACTGTAGAGGACAT GAACGAGCTGGAGCGCcacttcctggagctgctgcagttcaACATCAACGTCCCGTCCAGCGTCTACGCCAAGTATTACTTTGACCTGCGCTCGCTGTCAGAGTCCAACAACCTGAACGTCCCTCTGGAGCCCCTCAGCAGGGACAAAGCCCAAAGACTGGAG GCTATTTCCAGACTCTGTGATGACAAGTTCAAGGACATCAGGAGAGCTGCAAGGAAGCGTTCAGGCAGCGTGGACAATCTCTGCCGGGGCCGGTGGGTTCCTGCCATCCTTTCCTAA
- the LOC130538626 gene encoding gap junction delta-4 protein-like, with the protein MGASDVLFITLSHSVSFLGKAWWTLMLALRLLLLLLAGFPLFSDEQERFVCNTIQPGCSNVCFDAFAPVSVFRLWLFHLVLLALPHLLFATYVAHKVFAHPGPGGFYCGGSPVGLENRGSSRELSLLKSRVQEPRGPRFYCAYVLVVVLRILLEAAFGAGQFYLFGLSFPKSFLCYEAPCTSGVECYVSRRTEKSLMMSFMLGVSSLSVLLSLVDLMSSMKALVRWRSRREVLAEELIRGEQSSVLTATTMAEDGDKSPRSKNHPDSKDPQVDTPPTPRSTPAPSQDALNGHPRPPLSPRPDREPSSKLRAPAPVGGGDTGQHGPARTNSGQQSDSSDSQERRAWV; encoded by the exons ATGGGAGCCAGCGACGTTCTCTTCATCACGCTCAGCCACAGCGTCTCCTTCCTGG ggaagGCCTGGTGGACCCTGATGCTGGCCCTccgcctgctcctgctgctgctggccggcTTCCCGCTCTTCAGCGACGAGCAGGAGCGCTTCGTCTGCAACACCATCCAGCCGGGCTGCTCCAACGTCTGCTTCGACGCCTTCGCTCCCGTGTCCGTCTTCCGCCTCTGGCTCTTCCACCTCGTCCTTCTCGCCCTTCCCCACCTGCTCTTCGCCACCTACGTCGCGCACAAGGTCTTCGCGCACCCGGGTCCCGGAGGGTTCTACTGTGGAGGTTCCCCTGTCGGCCTGGAGAACCGCGGCTCGTCCAGAGAACTGTCCCTGCTCAAGAGCCGGGTCCAGGAGCCCAGAGGACCACGCTTCTACTGCGCATacgtgctggtggtggtgctcaGGATCCTTCTGGAGGCTGCGTTTGGAGCGGGCCAGTTCTACCTCTTTGGTCTGTCCTTTCCAAAGAGCTTCCTGTGCTACGAGGCCCCCTGCACCTCCGGGGTGGAATGCTACGTCTCCAGGCGCACGGAGAAGTCTTTGATGATGAGCTTCATGTTGGGCGTCTCCTCGCTCTCTGTTCTGCTGAGCTTGGTTGATCTGATGAGCTCCATGAAGGCGCTggtgaggtggaggagcaggagggaggtgCTCGCGGAGGAGCTGATCAGAGGAGAACAAAGCAGCGTGTTGACGGCCACAACCATGGCTGAAGACGGAGATAAAAGCCCGCGATCAAAGAACCATCCTGACAGCAAAGATCCTCAGGTGGACACGCCTCCCACTCCCAGGAGCACCCCGGCACCGTCTCAGGATGCCCTCAACGGCCACCCCAGACCCCCGCTGTCCCCTCGGCCTGACAGAGAGCCATCATCAAAGCTGAGGGCCCCGgcaccagtgggggggggggacacgggTCAGCACGGTCCAGCCAGGACAAACTCAGGCCAACAGTCCGACAGCAGTGACTCTCAAGAACGGCGAGCCTGGGTGTGA
- the LOC130538627 gene encoding cyclin-Y-like isoform X3 — MDFTGKYWSYLIYSQRVCVCVCVCVRVCVRNGMLRRKHSSCSTIFLDDSTVSQPHLKHTIKCVALAIYYHIKNRDTDGGMLMDIFDEKLHPLSKSALPPDYDQHDPEQRQIYRFIRTLFSAAQLTSECAIVTLVYLERLLTYAEICICPGSWRRIVLGSILLASKVWDDQAVWNVDYCQILKDMTVEDMNELERHFLELLQFNINVPSSVYAKYYFDLRSLSESNNLNVPLEPLSRDKAQRLEAISRLCDDKFKDIRRAARKRSGSVDNLCRGRWVPAILS; from the exons ATGGACTTTACAGGAAAATATTGGTCCTATCTGATCTAttcacagcgtgtgtgtgtgtgtgtgtgtgtgtgcgtgcgtgtgtgtgtgcgt aACGGgatgctgaggaggaaacacagctcTTGCTCCACCATTTTCCTGGATGACAGCACGGTCAGCCAGCCTCACCTCAAACACACCATCAAATG CGTGGCTTTGGCCATCTACTACCACATCAAGAACAG GGACACAGATGGAGGCATGTTGATGGACATATTTGATGAGAAGCTCCATCCTCTTTCA AAGTCAGCGTTGCCGCCCGACTACGACCAGCACGACCCCGAGCAGAGGCAGATCTACCGCTTCATCAGGACGCTGTTCAGTGCCGCTCAGCTCACGTCTGAGTGTGCCATCGTCACGCTG GTCTACCTGGAGAGGCTCCTCACCTACGCAGAGATCTGCATCTGtccagggagctggaggaggatcgTCCTGGGCTCCATCCTGCTGGCCTCCAAAGTCTGGGACGATCAGGCCGTGTGGAACGTCGACTACTGCCAGATCCTGAAGGACATGACTGTAGAGGACAT GAACGAGCTGGAGCGCcacttcctggagctgctgcagttcaACATCAACGTCCCGTCCAGCGTCTACGCCAAGTATTACTTTGACCTGCGCTCGCTGTCAGAGTCCAACAACCTGAACGTCCCTCTGGAGCCCCTCAGCAGGGACAAAGCCCAAAGACTGGAG GCTATTTCCAGACTCTGTGATGACAAGTTCAAGGACATCAGGAGAGCTGCAAGGAAGCGTTCAGGCAGCGTGGACAATCTCTGCCGGGGCCGGTGGGTTCCTGCCATCCTTTCCTAA